The following are encoded in a window of Sulfitobacter sp. S190 genomic DNA:
- a CDS encoding Glu/Leu/Phe/Val dehydrogenase, with the protein MSQSSHEPTFRESVDLMFNRAVGLMDLKPGLEEKIRVCNATYTVRFGVRLRGEIKTFTGYRSVHSEHMEPVKGGIRFSMGVNQDEVEALAALMTYKCALVEAPFGGSKGGLCVDPREYEEHELEMITRRFAYELIKRDLINPAQNVPAPDMGTGEREMAWIADQYKRMHTTDINGAACVTGKPINAGGIQGRTEATGRGVQYALRAFFRDTDGVKKSGMTGTLSGKRVVVQGLGNVGYHAAKFLSEEDGAPVIGVIEYNGAIWNADGIDIEALKQYITDHGSPEGFAGGEFVEHGDTLLERECDILIPAALEGVINLGNAKNIKAPLIIEAANGPVTAGADDVLREKGTVIIPDMYANAGGVTVSYFEWVKNLSHIRFGRMGRRQEESRHQLIVDELERISRDTSINWTLSPDFKDKYLRGAGELELVRSGLDDTMRIAYESMADVWHGRDDISDLRTAAYLVAIGKVAASYHAKGL; encoded by the coding sequence ATGAGCCAGTCCTCCCACGAGCCCACGTTCCGCGAAAGTGTCGACCTGATGTTTAACCGAGCGGTGGGTCTGATGGACCTCAAGCCCGGTCTGGAGGAGAAGATTCGCGTCTGCAACGCGACGTACACGGTCCGCTTTGGCGTGCGACTGCGCGGCGAGATCAAGACGTTCACCGGCTACCGGTCGGTCCATTCGGAGCATATGGAGCCGGTCAAGGGCGGCATCCGGTTTTCAATGGGAGTGAACCAGGACGAGGTCGAGGCGCTTGCCGCCTTGATGACGTATAAATGCGCGCTGGTCGAAGCGCCGTTCGGCGGCTCCAAGGGCGGGCTGTGCGTCGATCCGCGCGAATACGAAGAGCACGAGTTGGAAATGATCACGCGCCGCTTTGCCTATGAGCTGATCAAGCGCGATCTGATCAACCCCGCCCAGAACGTGCCCGCCCCCGACATGGGCACGGGCGAGCGGGAAATGGCGTGGATCGCCGACCAGTACAAGCGCATGCACACCACCGACATCAACGGCGCGGCCTGTGTCACCGGCAAGCCGATCAACGCAGGCGGCATCCAGGGCCGCACGGAGGCCACGGGCCGCGGTGTGCAATACGCCCTGCGCGCGTTTTTCCGCGACACCGACGGGGTGAAGAAATCGGGCATGACCGGAACCTTGTCGGGCAAGCGTGTCGTGGTGCAGGGGTTGGGCAACGTGGGCTATCACGCGGCCAAGTTCCTGAGCGAAGAGGACGGCGCGCCGGTGATCGGGGTGATCGAATACAACGGCGCGATCTGGAACGCCGATGGCATCGATATCGAGGCGCTCAAGCAGTACATCACCGATCACGGGTCCCCCGAGGGGTTCGCGGGAGGTGAATTTGTCGAACACGGCGATACCCTGCTGGAGCGCGAGTGCGACATCCTGATCCCCGCCGCGCTGGAGGGGGTCATCAACCTCGGCAACGCCAAGAACATCAAGGCGCCGCTGATCATCGAGGCGGCCAACGGACCGGTGACCGCGGGCGCCGATGACGTATTGCGCGAGAAAGGCACGGTCATTATCCCCGACATGTATGCCAACGCGGGCGGTGTGACCGTGTCCTACTTCGAGTGGGTCAAGAACCTGTCGCACATCCGCTTTGGCCGGATGGGCCGGCGGCAGGAAGAAAGCCGTCACCAGCTGATTGTCGACGAATTGGAGCGCATCAGCCGCGATACCTCGATCAACTGGACGCTCAGCCCCGATTTCAAGGACAAGTACCTGCGCGGGGCGGGGGAACTGGAGCTGGTCCGTTCGGGTCTGGATGACACGATGCGCATCGCCTACGAATCGATGGCCGATGTGTGGCACGGCCGCGATGACATCAGCGATCTGCGCACGGCGGCCTATCTGGTGGCGATCGGCAAGGTGGCGGCGAGCTATCACGCCAAGGGTCTCTAG
- a CDS encoding bifunctional transcriptional activator/DNA repair enzyme AdaA — MLFDLPDADTLYAALLARDPAWEGRAFVAVSSTGVVCRLTCPARKPKRENCRFYPSVAEAVAAGFRPCLRCHPQGPAAQGDPVVVALLGALQADPARRWQERDIAAMGHDPSTVRRSFKRHFGVTFLELARQRRLRAGAQVLPQGGRVIEAQLDAGYASGSAFRAAFAGWMGLPPGAFVRDALLRADWIDTPLGAMVAVSSAQALHLLEFTERRALPAELRKLRADARGSIGFGRHAPTDRIEAELARFMAGEDAGFDTPLAPLGTPFEREVWRHLRAIRAGETRSYGDVAREMGRPTATRAVARANGANPIAIVIPCHRVVGADGALTGYGGGLWRKQALIDLEQTYAVKGQKDE; from the coding sequence ATGTTGTTTGATTTGCCCGATGCCGACACGCTCTATGCCGCTTTGCTGGCCCGTGACCCCGCATGGGAGGGCCGCGCCTTTGTTGCTGTGTCCTCGACGGGGGTGGTGTGCCGCCTGACCTGTCCGGCGCGCAAGCCCAAGCGCGAGAATTGCCGCTTCTATCCGTCGGTGGCCGAGGCCGTCGCGGCGGGGTTCCGGCCCTGTTTGCGCTGCCATCCGCAGGGGCCCGCCGCGCAGGGCGATCCGGTGGTGGTGGCGTTGCTGGGCGCGTTGCAGGCCGATCCGGCGCGGCGCTGGCAAGAGCGTGACATCGCGGCGATGGGCCATGACCCGTCGACCGTGCGCCGCAGTTTCAAGCGTCATTTCGGGGTGACGTTTCTCGAGCTGGCCCGCCAGCGGCGGTTGCGGGCGGGCGCGCAGGTCTTGCCGCAGGGCGGCAGGGTGATCGAGGCGCAGCTGGATGCGGGATACGCGTCCGGCTCGGCGTTCCGGGCGGCTTTTGCGGGGTGGATGGGCCTGCCGCCGGGGGCGTTTGTGCGCGATGCGCTGTTGCGTGCCGACTGGATCGATACGCCGCTGGGCGCGATGGTGGCCGTCAGTTCGGCGCAGGCCCTGCATCTGCTGGAATTCACCGAGCGGCGCGCCTTGCCCGCGGAGCTGCGCAAGCTGCGTGCGGATGCGCGGGGCAGCATCGGCTTCGGCCGTCATGCCCCGACCGATCGGATCGAGGCGGAGCTGGCGCGGTTCATGGCCGGTGAGGACGCAGGGTTCGACACGCCGCTGGCGCCGCTCGGCACGCCGTTCGAGCGGGAGGTCTGGCGGCATTTGCGCGCGATCCGCGCGGGCGAGACCCGCAGCTATGGCGATGTGGCACGCGAGATGGGCCGCCCCACCGCGACGCGGGCCGTGGCGCGGGCGAATGGTGCGAACCCCATCGCCATCGTGATCCCCTGCCACAGGGTGGTGGGCGCGGACGGGGCGCTGACCGGATACGGTGGCGGGCTGTGGCGCAAGCAGGCGTTGATCGATCTTGAACAGACCTATGCCGTGAAAGGACAGAAAGATGAGTGA
- a CDS encoding isocitrate lyase/phosphoenolpyruvate mutase family protein, with protein MSDKANRFAQLHRPGAPFVLYNCWDAGSARAIAKAGAQALGTGSWSVAAALGLEDGQRVPLETLVALAAGLVAQSDLPVSIDAEGGYADAPEEVAANIARLAGVGVVGVNFEDRVVGGAGLFAPERQAARIAAIRAAVGPAFFINARTDVFLQAPVADHAALVEDALGRAALYAQAGASGLFVPGLVDPALIGRMAAGQALPVNVMMAPDLPPFAALAGAGVARISHGPASYAAAMKAVTAAARAALQMSLADKPEA; from the coding sequence ATGAGTGACAAAGCAAACCGGTTTGCGCAGCTGCACCGGCCGGGCGCGCCCTTTGTGCTGTATAATTGCTGGGACGCGGGATCGGCGCGGGCGATCGCCAAGGCGGGCGCGCAGGCGCTGGGCACGGGCAGCTGGTCCGTGGCGGCCGCACTGGGGCTGGAGGATGGCCAGCGGGTGCCGCTGGAGACACTGGTGGCGCTGGCCGCGGGGCTGGTGGCGCAGAGCGATCTGCCGGTGAGTATCGATGCCGAGGGCGGATATGCCGACGCCCCCGAAGAGGTGGCCGCCAATATCGCGCGGCTGGCGGGTGTCGGCGTGGTCGGGGTGAATTTCGAGGACCGTGTGGTGGGCGGCGCGGGGCTGTTCGCGCCCGAGCGCCAAGCGGCGCGCATCGCCGCGATCCGCGCCGCGGTGGGGCCTGCGTTTTTCATCAACGCGCGCACGGACGTATTTTTGCAAGCGCCGGTGGCCGATCATGCAGCCCTGGTCGAAGACGCGCTGGGCCGTGCGGCGCTTTATGCGCAGGCGGGAGCGTCGGGGCTGTTTGTGCCCGGATTGGTCGATCCGGCGTTGATTGGCCGGATGGCCGCCGGACAGGCCTTGCCCGTGAATGTGATGATGGCGCCCGATCTGCCGCCCTTTGCGGCGCTGGCGGGGGCAGGTGTGGCGCGGATCAGCCATGGTCCTGCGTCTTATGCCGCGGCGATGAAAGCGGTGACGGCTGCGGCGCGGGCCGCGCTGCAGATGTCGCTGGCGGACAAGCCGGAGGCGTAA
- a CDS encoding sarcosine oxidase subunit beta family protein — MRFSGLRVLREGLTGNKGWAPHWRDAEPKAEYDAIIIGGGGHGLSTAYYLAKEHGLRNVAVLEKGYLGGGNVGRNTTIVRANYFLDGNSQFYSHSLKLWEGLEEDLNYNVMHSQRGLINLFHSDGQRDAFVRRGNAMAAQGDDAVLLDREGVRKHLPYLDFDNVRFPIYGGLLHPRGGTARHDAVAWGYARGASERGVDLIQQCEVTGIDIENGQVRGVQTTRGAIRARKVGIVVAGRSGQVAAMAGMRLPIESHVLQAFVTEGLKPCIDHVVSFGMGHFYISQSDKGGLVFGGDLDFYASYAARGNMPMMEHVMEAGMTLMPMIGKANVLRSWGGIMDMTPDGSPIIDKTDTAGLFIDCGWCYGGFKAVPGSGFSFAHLMATGTHHAPAAKFRLDRFRDGVGLMDEEGTGAQHNLH; from the coding sequence ATGCGGTTTTCAGGATTACGGGTGCTGCGCGAGGGGCTGACCGGCAACAAGGGCTGGGCGCCGCACTGGCGCGATGCGGAGCCCAAGGCCGAGTATGATGCCATCATCATCGGGGGCGGCGGGCACGGGCTGTCCACCGCTTACTATCTGGCCAAGGAGCACGGGCTGCGCAATGTGGCGGTGCTGGAGAAAGGGTATCTGGGCGGCGGCAATGTGGGCCGCAACACCACGATCGTGCGGGCCAACTATTTTCTGGACGGCAACAGCCAGTTCTATTCGCACTCGCTCAAGCTGTGGGAAGGGCTGGAAGAGGATCTCAACTACAACGTGATGCATTCCCAGCGGGGGCTGATCAACCTGTTCCATTCCGATGGCCAGCGCGATGCCTTTGTGCGCCGCGGCAATGCCATGGCGGCACAGGGCGATGACGCGGTGTTGCTGGACCGCGAAGGGGTGCGCAAGCATCTGCCCTATCTGGATTTCGACAATGTCCGCTTCCCGATTTACGGTGGGCTGCTGCATCCGCGCGGGGGCACGGCACGCCACGATGCCGTCGCCTGGGGCTATGCGCGGGGCGCGTCGGAGCGCGGGGTCGATCTGATCCAGCAGTGCGAGGTGACCGGCATCGACATCGAGAACGGGCAGGTGCGCGGCGTCCAGACCACCCGCGGGGCGATCCGCGCGCGCAAGGTCGGCATCGTGGTGGCGGGCCGCTCGGGGCAGGTGGCCGCGATGGCGGGCATGCGTCTGCCCATCGAGAGCCATGTCTTGCAGGCCTTTGTCACCGAGGGGCTGAAGCCCTGCATCGACCATGTGGTCAGTTTCGGGATGGGCCACTTCTATATCAGCCAGTCCGACAAGGGGGGATTGGTGTTCGGCGGCGATCTGGATTTTTACGCGTCATACGCGGCGCGCGGCAACATGCCGATGATGGAGCATGTGATGGAGGCCGGCATGACGTTGATGCCGATGATCGGCAAGGCCAACGTGTTGCGCAGCTGGGGCGGGATCATGGACATGACCCCCGACGGCAGCCCGATCATCGACAAGACCGACACGGCGGGTTTGTTCATCGATTGCGGCTGGTGTTACGGCGGGTTCAAGGCGGTGCCGGGATCGGGGTTTTCCTTTGCCCATCTGATGGCCACCGGCACCCATCACGCGCCCGCCGCGAAGTTCCGGCTGGACCGGTTCCGCGATGGTGTGGGTCTGATGGACGAGGAGGGCACCGGTGCGCAGCATAATCTTCACTAG
- a CDS encoding sarcosine oxidase subunit delta yields the protein MRITCPVCGSRDRREFYYQGDAVMLARPDPQADADAWDSYLHLRDNPAGPTRELWQHEGGCGAWIVVVRDTLTHAVSSSTLAADAARKGAS from the coding sequence GTGAGGATTACCTGTCCCGTATGCGGGTCGCGCGACCGGCGCGAGTTCTATTACCAGGGCGATGCGGTGATGCTGGCGCGTCCCGATCCGCAGGCGGATGCGGATGCGTGGGACAGCTATTTGCATCTGCGCGACAATCCTGCCGGGCCGACCCGGGAGCTGTGGCAGCACGAGGGCGGATGTGGCGCGTGGATCGTGGTGGTGCGCGATACGCTCACCCACGCGGTGTCCTCGAGCACGCTGGCGGCGGACGCCGCGCGAAAGGGGGCGTCATGA